The region CCGGTGGGCTTCCCGAAAAACTCCGCGACTGTCGCAATCATGATCTCGATGTGTCTGAACTGTACCTGGTGGAAGGTCAGTCGGCCGGTGGTTCGGCGGATACCGGTCGCGATTCCACCACGCAGGCGATTCTTCCGTTACGCGGGAAGATCTTGAACGTCGAAAAAGCCCAGATCGTCAAAATTCTCGGCAATGCCGAAGTTGCGGCCATGTTCAAGGCGATTGGTGTGCCTCCCGGTGCGGAGTTGGAAGACGTCGAAAAACGTCGGTACGGCAAAATCATTCTGATGACCGACGCCGACGTGGACGGCAGCCACATCCGCACGCTGCTATTGACGTTCATGTTCCGGCACATGCGAGAACTTGTTCGCAATGGTTGCATTTACATTGCCCAACCGCCGTTGTACCGCGTGCAACGCAAAAACCCGAAGAAGGGCGAACATCCTCGCTATGTGCAAACGCACGAGCAGATGATGAGCGAACTCATCGAGTTGGGAACTCGTGATAGTCGGCTAAAATACGAATCCGACGGCACGATCTTTGAAGGTGACCATTTCGAGAAAGTTGTTGGCTTGGTCAACGACTTGGAAGAGCCGTTCGAATTGCTGGAGCGTCGCGGAATCGAACTGCGATTCATCGTGCAAAATCATCTGTCTCCCGAAGGTCTGTTGCCAAGGTATCGCCTGTTCTTCGCCGGTGAGCAGCGGTACTTCTTTCACAAGGAACAATTGGAAGAGTTCCTTGAGTACCAAGAGAAAGAGCGGGGCAAGGAATTGCGTGTTGCGGACGACGAAGATCAAGCTCCAACCGACGCAGACGAATCGGCCGAAGCCAAACCCGAGGATGCGGAAGTCGAAGTCGAGTTGGCATTGCAAGTCGTCGACATGCACGAAGTTCGGCAGATCAATCAGACGCTGAAGAAACTCAAAGAGTATGGGATTAAAGCGGAGAACTTCCTGTCCGGCGTGAACCGTGCCGGCGAATCCGTGTTTCCATGGATTATTCAGCACGGCGAGAATGGCGAAGTCCTGCTAACGAGCTTGCGGGAACTCATCACGGAAATCCGCAAGCTGGGGGAAAAAGGGCTTTCTCTTACACGGTTTAAGGGGCTCGGTGAAATGGACCCCGAAGAATTGTGGGAAACCAGTATGGATGTTGAAAGCCGACTCCTGTTGCAAGTTACAATGGAAGACGCCGCTGCGGCCGATGAAATTTTCCGCGTGCTGATGGGCGACCATGTCGAACCGCGACGCGAATTCATCGAGAAACACGCCTTGGAAGTCAAAGACCTCGACGTGTAGCCCCGCCGGGGATCGCCAACCGCATCGATCCCGCATTACGCTTCAAACAGGAGTACCGATGCATTCTTCTGCACTTGGTTGCATGGCGATTGTGATTGTCACGCTGTGTTCCATTCCTGTGTCCGCGGAGGACAAGACCGTTCATGAAGGGATCTATTATGGTCCTGAAAACGGCACGGAATATCAAAAGGAACGCTGCCAACTCGACATCCATGTGCCAACGAATCAGCAGAAGTTTCCAGTGCTGATCTACTTTCACGGTGGTGGCATCGTCGGTGGCAGTCGTGGCGGTCCGGATTTGACGTCCCAAGGGGTGTGTCTCGTCGCACCGTCTTACCGACTAAGCCCAAAAGCGCAATGTCCGGACTATCTAAACGACGCTGCGGACGCCGTCGCCTGGACGTTCAAAAATATCGAGAAGTACGGCGGCGATCCGGACCGCATTTTTATCGGGGGAATGTCGGCCGGGAGTTACCTGGCGGCGATGATCACCATGGATAAGAGTTGGCTCGATAAGCGGGGAATCGACATCGATCGGATTGCTGGACTACTACCAATTAGCGGTCACATGATTACCCACTTCACCGTGCGAAAGGAGCGAGGCGTCTCCGCAAGCACGGGGCTATCGGACGAATTCGCCCCGCTCTACCATGTCCGAAAAACGCCGTTCCCTATCTTTATTCAATGCGGTGATGACGACTACCCCGGACGGCAGGAAGAAAACCGACTCTTTGTCGCGATGATGATCAAATACGCCAAGCAACCGGCAAGTGACATCATCTACAAAGAGTACCCTGGAACACATGGGACCTTCGGACGGGACAAGCAAAAACAAGAAGACTTCGCCCGGTTTATCCTCGAACGTTCCCAACTTGCAGAGTGATTACAATTTCTCAAATTTGATCCCTAAGCAGCAGACGCTCAAGAGCCCACTTGGGGCTTGATGAAATCCCTGAGCCGTCTGGGTATGATCGGTTGGTGAGAACTGTCGTTCGACACACCGATCATATCTAGAGTCGTCGCTCATGAAACAATTCTTCATTCTCTCGGTTTGGTCAATACAAGTTGCCACAGGCATCGTACAGGCGGAACATCCAAATGTTCTTCTTATTCTTGTCGATGACTTGAAGCCGACACTCGGATGCTATGGCGATCCGATCGCAAAAACCCCGAACATCGATCGACTAGCATCGTGGGGGATGCGTTTTGAAAACGCATACTGCAATCAAGCCGTCTGTGCACCGTCGCGTTTTACCTTGATGTTGGGTTCGCATTCGACA is a window of Thalassoroseus pseudoceratinae DNA encoding:
- a CDS encoding alpha/beta hydrolase; this encodes MHSSALGCMAIVIVTLCSIPVSAEDKTVHEGIYYGPENGTEYQKERCQLDIHVPTNQQKFPVLIYFHGGGIVGGSRGGPDLTSQGVCLVAPSYRLSPKAQCPDYLNDAADAVAWTFKNIEKYGGDPDRIFIGGMSAGSYLAAMITMDKSWLDKRGIDIDRIAGLLPISGHMITHFTVRKERGVSASTGLSDEFAPLYHVRKTPFPIFIQCGDDDYPGRQEENRLFVAMMIKYAKQPASDIIYKEYPGTHGTFGRDKQKQEDFARFILERSQLAE
- a CDS encoding DNA gyrase subunit B; this translates as MSEPMDSDALEDDNEDVNPEDIKKMLPEDKSLDDYGAEQIKALKGIEGIRTRPAMYIGDAGTNGLHHLVFEVVDNSIDEAVNGYATTINVVIHSDNSVSVSDDGRGIPVGPMAGMGGRSALEVVLTEIHAGGKFGRESGYKMGTGGLHGVGITAVNAVSEWLEAEVRREGQVWTMSFACGVLTDPLKKLGKTDQTGTKLTFKPDADIFSDTVFSYETLHRRLQELAFLSPGVRIHIRDERTEQSDEFHYENGLVEFVKYLNRASTPDYNDVIDIQGEGEGTNGKVFVHVAIQHNDTFTENVRAFANNIYNREGGTHLSGFRAAITRTINNYAKQNNLFKDVSPSGEDFREGLTAVVTVRVPEPSFESQTKVKLANSDVEGIVASLVGEKLSKYFEEHPQVAKSICTKGERAAEAREAAKKAREMVRAEKGTTTGGLPEKLRDCRNHDLDVSELYLVEGQSAGGSADTGRDSTTQAILPLRGKILNVEKAQIVKILGNAEVAAMFKAIGVPPGAELEDVEKRRYGKIILMTDADVDGSHIRTLLLTFMFRHMRELVRNGCIYIAQPPLYRVQRKNPKKGEHPRYVQTHEQMMSELIELGTRDSRLKYESDGTIFEGDHFEKVVGLVNDLEEPFELLERRGIELRFIVQNHLSPEGLLPRYRLFFAGEQRYFFHKEQLEEFLEYQEKERGKELRVADDEDQAPTDADESAEAKPEDAEVEVELALQVVDMHEVRQINQTLKKLKEYGIKAENFLSGVNRAGESVFPWIIQHGENGEVLLTSLRELITEIRKLGEKGLSLTRFKGLGEMDPEELWETSMDVESRLLLQVTMEDAAAADEIFRVLMGDHVEPRREFIEKHALEVKDLDV